In a genomic window of Glaciimonas sp. PCH181:
- a CDS encoding Rrf2 family transcriptional regulator produces MSHTNVQFSVASHLLAALTLYQGEHATSTMLAQSINADPSFVRRVLSKLSKAGLVIATRGKNGACALARDPADITLLDIYKASEAPATFAVHTYPIEAMCPISCHIKEVMAEVLKKSQSDFELSLSDQTLADITASIKTKY; encoded by the coding sequence ATGTCGCACACAAACGTCCAGTTTTCAGTCGCTTCGCATCTGCTCGCTGCATTGACTCTTTATCAGGGAGAGCATGCGACGTCGACGATGCTCGCCCAAAGTATCAATGCGGACCCTAGTTTCGTTCGTCGGGTTTTATCGAAATTATCGAAAGCAGGATTGGTGATTGCGACCAGAGGGAAAAATGGTGCTTGTGCGCTTGCACGTGATCCCGCTGACATTACCTTGTTGGATATCTACAAAGCCAGCGAGGCACCAGCAACATTTGCCGTGCACACGTATCCCATTGAAGCAATGTGCCCGATCAGTTGTCATATTAAAGAGGTGATGGCAGAGGTTCTCAAAAAGTCGCAAAGTGACTTTGAACTCAGTCTTTCCGACCAAACCCTCGCAGACATTACGGCGAGTATCAAGACTAAATATTAG
- a CDS encoding DUF2058 domain-containing protein — protein sequence MVSLQEQFLKAGLVDKNKVKVLNQDKNKQKKVERRNGTQSVDEARVAALETQRKNAERARELNAQRDAAANQKAILAQIIQMVQKNRQSKGSGEIAYNFTHDKKIERLYVSAAVQAHLMAGRLVIICQGGTVELVPRIIADKIAERDASLVVRVNKTSNEIDEEDEYAAFQIPDDLMW from the coding sequence ATGGTCTCGTTACAAGAACAATTTTTGAAAGCTGGCCTGGTCGACAAAAACAAGGTCAAAGTGCTCAATCAAGACAAAAATAAGCAGAAGAAAGTTGAGCGCAGGAATGGCACACAAAGTGTGGACGAGGCGCGCGTGGCAGCGCTCGAAACACAACGCAAAAATGCTGAGCGCGCCCGCGAATTGAATGCCCAGCGTGATGCCGCTGCCAACCAAAAGGCGATTTTGGCGCAAATTATCCAGATGGTGCAAAAGAATCGCCAAAGTAAAGGCAGCGGAGAAATCGCCTATAACTTTACGCACGACAAGAAAATTGAACGGCTATATGTGTCAGCTGCAGTTCAGGCGCATTTAATGGCCGGTCGTCTGGTGATCATCTGTCAGGGCGGCACTGTCGAATTGGTCCCAAGAATCATCGCTGACAAAATCGCCGAGCGCGATGCCTCGCTCGTCGTGCGCGTAAACAAGACCAGCAACGAAATCGACGAAGAAGATGAGTATGCAGCCTTCCAGATTCCAGACGATTTGATGTGGTAA
- a CDS encoding LysR substrate-binding domain-containing protein encodes MKNLDIELLRTFVTVVGEQTFSRAGIKIGKTQAAVTQQMQRLEAIVGLPLFQKNGRNKALTAHGHQLQSYARELLLLNDDAMRLMSSGGHAGVLRIGCPHDVSDTLLPPILSHIARWAPNLRLELDVGRSPFLMDALHRGEIDMTISTRRDPALEGLLLRTSPTAWICASQYVHEPGSPLPLVLADEPSIFGRLAIEALDAAHVRWRKAYVTSNLLGIKAAIRAQLGVTARSIELLGPEMRVLGDSDGLPRLPDVNYYLWKRPGNPNPLVRDAFALLKRNLPGKNGTQNH; translated from the coding sequence ATCAAAAATCTGGACATTGAACTGTTGCGCACCTTTGTCACGGTAGTTGGCGAACAGACGTTTTCCCGTGCCGGCATCAAGATCGGCAAGACTCAGGCTGCTGTCACCCAGCAAATGCAGCGACTTGAGGCGATTGTCGGTCTGCCACTATTTCAAAAAAATGGCCGGAATAAGGCGTTGACGGCACACGGTCATCAGTTGCAAAGCTACGCGCGCGAATTGTTGCTTCTGAATGACGATGCCATGCGTCTGATGTCCAGTGGCGGTCATGCCGGAGTGCTGCGGATCGGGTGCCCGCACGACGTATCGGATACTTTGCTGCCACCTATCCTGAGCCATATCGCACGCTGGGCACCGAATTTGCGTCTTGAATTGGATGTCGGGCGTAGTCCATTTCTGATGGACGCCTTGCATCGCGGAGAAATCGATATGACCATCTCCACGCGCCGCGATCCGGCGCTCGAAGGCTTGTTGCTCCGGACCTCGCCGACCGCATGGATTTGCGCCTCACAATATGTGCATGAGCCGGGTTCGCCGCTGCCATTGGTGCTGGCCGATGAGCCGAGTATTTTCGGACGGCTGGCGATCGAGGCGCTAGATGCTGCGCATGTGCGTTGGCGCAAGGCCTACGTGACCTCTAATTTGCTTGGCATCAAAGCAGCGATACGGGCGCAGTTAGGCGTGACTGCGCGCAGCATCGAATTATTGGGTCCTGAAATGCGCGTGCTCGGCGACAGCGACGGCTTGCCGCGTCTGCCAGATGTCAACTATTACTTGTGGAAGCGGCCCGGTAATCCAAATCCGCTGGTGCGGGACGCCTTCGCTTTGCTCAAGCGCAATCTGCCGGGCAAGAACGGCACACAAAATCATTAA
- a CDS encoding LLM class flavin-dependent oxidoreductase, translating to MVRMTDSLLEAASHSVSPADIVGSPLHEIFKQPFLLGLFLPIQNGGWSASTLPRSTDWHFDYNKALTLKAEALGLDLVFGLAQWNPKGGHGGEMRYREDSLDPFMVTAALASVTTRILLISTIHVLYGPWHPLHLAKFGATLDSITGGRWGINVVTGNLESHARMFGKAQIEHATRYRMAEEFAAFLKTYWHSEETFSAQGEFWSTENAYVSPRPKFGRPIMVNAAGSVPGIEYATRHSDLVFITSPAGAEIEAALGALPAHCGQIQAAAARQGRVLRTLINPMVICRPTEREAWDYHDAIVAAQDRTAVDNFFASAQARDSHSFRGAQRDQKAVGGNIQLVGSPAQIVEYLLRLQAAGCDGVQLTFYDFEADLAYFGEAVLPLLKQAGLRI from the coding sequence ATGGTACGTATGACCGATTCATTGCTAGAAGCAGCAAGCCATTCCGTATCCCCGGCCGACATCGTCGGAAGTCCTCTGCATGAGATATTCAAGCAACCGTTTCTGCTAGGACTGTTTCTGCCGATTCAAAACGGCGGCTGGAGCGCCTCGACGCTGCCCCGCAGTACCGACTGGCATTTTGACTATAACAAGGCGCTGACACTCAAAGCGGAAGCGCTCGGTCTCGATCTGGTATTCGGGCTGGCCCAATGGAATCCAAAGGGTGGCCATGGTGGCGAAATGCGCTACCGCGAAGACAGTCTGGACCCGTTCATGGTCACCGCTGCGCTGGCCAGCGTCACCACGCGCATCTTGCTGATTTCCACTATTCACGTGCTGTACGGACCCTGGCATCCGCTGCATCTGGCCAAGTTCGGTGCGACCCTCGATAGCATTACGGGCGGGCGCTGGGGCATCAATGTGGTGACCGGCAATCTGGAAAGTCATGCGCGTATGTTCGGCAAGGCGCAGATCGAACATGCAACGCGTTACCGCATGGCCGAGGAATTCGCGGCGTTCTTGAAGACCTATTGGCATAGCGAAGAAACCTTTAGTGCACAAGGCGAATTCTGGTCTACCGAAAATGCTTACGTATCGCCCCGACCTAAATTTGGCCGGCCGATTATGGTCAATGCAGCCGGGTCCGTGCCGGGGATTGAATATGCTACGCGTCACTCTGATCTGGTCTTTATCACCAGCCCAGCGGGTGCCGAAATTGAAGCTGCACTGGGCGCGCTGCCTGCGCACTGCGGGCAGATTCAGGCCGCTGCCGCACGTCAGGGCAGAGTGTTGCGCACTCTGATTAATCCGATGGTGATCTGCCGCCCGACAGAGCGCGAAGCCTGGGACTATCACGATGCGATCGTGGCTGCACAGGATCGCACAGCCGTCGACAATTTCTTTGCTTCGGCGCAGGCTCGCGATAGTCATTCGTTTCGTGGTGCGCAACGCGACCAGAAAGCCGTTGGCGGCAACATCCAGCTGGTCGGCAGCCCGGCACAAATCGTCGAGTATTTACTGCGCCTGCAAGCTGCCGGTTGCGACGGGGTGCAACTGACTTTCTATGATTTCGAAGCTGATCTGGCGTACTTCGGAGAAGCGGTGCTGCCGTTGCTCAAACAAGCCGGACTGCGCATTTAG
- a CDS encoding ABC transporter permease gives MKLLRFISTRLFQALPLALMVVVLNFFLLKAVPGDLADVIAGEAGAATPEFMAQLRSQFGDDQPLLVQFGQYVKKILSFDLGWSFRYNDAVAHLILERLLATVLLMGCASLLAVVLGTVLGIVSAVTRRAWLSRAISALATLGFATPGFWLALMVVVLFTIRLGWLPSGGMTEMGASHTGFAYLIDLGKHMLMPVGCLAFSYLALYIRLMHDAVRDAALLDFVRTARAKGSSRNRLIWRHIVPYAVLPVVGLSGLQFGALLSGAITVETVFAWPGLGQLALAAVTSRDINLLLGILFVSSLFVVAVNLLTELLLAWLDPRIDATGSRT, from the coding sequence ATGAAATTATTGCGTTTTATTTCTACCCGCTTGTTTCAAGCGTTGCCCTTGGCTTTGATGGTGGTGGTGCTGAATTTTTTTCTGCTCAAGGCTGTGCCCGGCGATCTGGCGGACGTCATCGCTGGAGAAGCAGGTGCCGCCACGCCGGAGTTCATGGCGCAACTGCGCAGCCAATTTGGTGACGATCAGCCGCTGCTTGTGCAGTTTGGGCAGTACGTCAAAAAAATTCTATCTTTCGATCTCGGCTGGTCATTTCGCTACAACGATGCGGTTGCCCATTTGATTCTGGAACGTTTGTTGGCCACAGTTTTACTGATGGGGTGCGCTTCGCTGCTGGCGGTTGTGCTCGGCACGGTACTTGGGATTGTGTCGGCGGTCACGCGGCGGGCGTGGCTATCGCGGGCGATTTCAGCACTGGCAACATTGGGATTTGCAACGCCGGGATTCTGGCTGGCGTTGATGGTGGTTGTGCTATTCACCATCAGGCTCGGCTGGTTGCCTTCGGGCGGGATGACGGAAATGGGCGCGTCGCACACCGGTTTCGCTTACTTGATCGACCTCGGCAAACACATGTTGATGCCGGTAGGCTGCCTCGCCTTTAGCTATCTGGCGCTCTACATACGGCTGATGCATGACGCTGTACGTGATGCGGCATTGCTGGACTTTGTGCGCACCGCGCGCGCCAAGGGGAGCTCGCGCAACCGTCTGATCTGGCGCCATATCGTGCCCTATGCAGTATTGCCGGTAGTGGGACTGTCGGGATTGCAGTTCGGCGCTTTATTGAGTGGTGCTATCACCGTCGAAACCGTGTTTGCATGGCCTGGACTGGGGCAATTGGCGCTCGCGGCCGTGACTTCGCGAGATATCAATTTACTGCTCGGTATCTTATTCGTGTCGTCTCTGTTCGTGGTCGCTGTCAATTTGCTGACGGAATTGTTGCTGGCCTGGCTGGACCCACGTATCGATGCAACTGGGAGCCGGACATGA
- a CDS encoding ABC transporter permease, which translates to MNRLSSSVKRYPGAWIGAVGLLLLLALALGADSLTGANPLDMVARPYLWPGQEHAYPLGTDMLGRDIWSGITHGARVSLRIGLQAGLLASGIGLLVGCAAGYFGGRIDNLLMRVTELFQVMPSLIFTLVLVVILKPTVASITLGIAATSWPQVARLSRGEARRLKRSDFIEAALVMGMGDLRIIFTHILPNALMPVIALLALLVGHAILTEAAIAFLGLGDPNVVSWGSMIGSGRDELRTAWYMTAEPGAAILLTVAALNLLSSGLNQWLNPRSGSLR; encoded by the coding sequence ATGAATAGGCTGAGCAGTTCTGTCAAACGTTATCCCGGTGCCTGGATCGGTGCTGTGGGATTGTTACTGTTGTTAGCGCTAGCGCTGGGTGCCGATAGCCTGACTGGCGCCAACCCGCTGGATATGGTGGCGCGCCCCTATCTGTGGCCGGGGCAAGAGCATGCCTATCCTTTGGGTACCGATATGCTGGGCCGCGATATCTGGAGCGGTATTACCCACGGCGCACGCGTTTCGCTGCGGATTGGTTTGCAGGCAGGCTTACTGGCATCCGGAATCGGTTTACTCGTCGGTTGTGCAGCGGGTTATTTCGGCGGTCGGATCGATAACCTGCTGATGCGCGTCACTGAATTATTTCAGGTAATGCCATCATTGATTTTTACGCTGGTACTGGTGGTGATTCTGAAACCAACGGTAGCCAGTATCACGCTTGGGATCGCCGCCACATCCTGGCCTCAGGTTGCCAGATTGTCGCGTGGCGAAGCGCGTCGACTCAAGCGCAGCGATTTTATCGAAGCGGCGCTGGTTATGGGAATGGGCGACCTGCGCATTATTTTTACCCACATCCTGCCCAATGCACTGATGCCGGTTATTGCATTACTAGCCTTGCTGGTCGGTCACGCGATCCTGACGGAAGCCGCGATTGCCTTTCTCGGATTGGGCGATCCGAATGTGGTGTCTTGGGGCAGCATGATCGGCAGTGGGCGCGACGAGCTACGCACTGCCTGGTACATGACTGCGGAGCCGGGCGCGGCAATTTTGCTGACCGTGGCTGCGTTGAATTTATTGAGCAGCGGATTGAACCAGTGGCTTAATCCGCGTAGCGGGAGTTTACGATGA
- a CDS encoding ABC transporter ATP-binding protein produces the protein MSLLQVTDLNVRFTDEHGVAGAPVVRDLSFSLAAGETLALVGESGSGKSTTGFAILGLLPVQAEVSATCLRIGDIDLLHADEKRMQAVRGGHIGMVFQDALSALHPLMTIGDQVAEAVRLHQQVSKAEARAKALILLKRVRIPEAERRMAEYPHRLSGGMRQRVVIAIALAGQPDILIADEPTTALDMTVQAQILALLRDLQDETGMAILLITHDLSVVAEMADRVMVMRHGECIEAQSAIALFNHPQHFYTRQLMASRPLSGGSL, from the coding sequence ATGAGCCTGCTACAGGTTACCGATCTTAATGTCCGCTTTACTGACGAGCACGGCGTCGCTGGTGCGCCAGTAGTGCGCGATCTGTCATTTTCGTTAGCTGCCGGTGAAACGCTGGCGCTAGTTGGCGAGTCGGGCAGTGGCAAGTCGACCACGGGGTTTGCTATTTTGGGTTTATTGCCGGTGCAGGCTGAAGTTAGCGCCACTTGCCTGCGGATAGGCGATATCGATCTTTTGCATGCAGATGAAAAGCGCATGCAGGCGGTTAGGGGCGGTCATATCGGCATGGTGTTTCAAGATGCACTTTCTGCCTTGCATCCGCTGATGACTATTGGCGATCAGGTAGCAGAAGCGGTGCGCCTGCATCAACAGGTCAGCAAGGCCGAAGCCAGAGCTAAAGCTTTGATTCTCTTGAAAAGGGTTCGGATACCGGAGGCAGAACGGCGAATGGCGGAATATCCGCACCGCTTGTCGGGCGGCATGCGGCAGCGCGTGGTGATTGCTATCGCGCTGGCCGGTCAGCCGGATATTTTGATTGCAGATGAGCCAACCACCGCGCTGGACATGACAGTACAGGCGCAGATTCTGGCGTTGCTACGTGATTTGCAGGACGAAACAGGCATGGCGATTCTGCTCATTACGCATGATCTGAGCGTGGTGGCTGAAATGGCTGATCGCGTAATGGTAATGCGCCACGGCGAGTGTATAGAAGCGCAATCGGCAATCGCCTTGTTCAACCATCCGCAACATTTTTATACGCGCCAGTTAATGGCCTCACGACCCTTGTCAGGAGGTTCTTTATGA
- a CDS encoding ABC transporter ATP-binding protein, protein MTQPLLEVRGLNVRYRTPHGLLTALQAVDLVVQQGETVALIGESGCGKTSLGKTLVGLNHADCGQILYQGVDLAPLSRRQWKPYRGGIQMVFQDSLSALDPRQRVVNAIDLPLRLHSRLDAAGRLARRSELFTQVGLDETLAQRFPHQLSGGQRQRLNIARALATGPQLIVCDEPVSALDVSLQAQIIDLLQDLQRRLGIAYLFISHDLAVVEQIATRIAVMYLGRIVEILPKSKLWTHAAHPYTRLLLDAIPRPMPGMRRAAVAASALADAEPPSPYARPTGCSFANRCPHAAPTCRDQDPALSSLSGDHAVACHFPVVWQKQSPSIRGLI, encoded by the coding sequence ATGACACAGCCATTGCTTGAAGTGCGTGGGCTGAACGTTCGCTATCGTACGCCGCATGGTCTGCTGACAGCCTTGCAAGCGGTCGATCTGGTGGTGCAGCAAGGCGAAACCGTGGCCTTGATCGGAGAATCAGGATGTGGCAAAACTTCGCTCGGCAAGACGCTAGTAGGGCTGAATCATGCCGACTGCGGCCAGATTCTGTATCAGGGTGTCGATCTGGCACCGCTGTCGCGCCGCCAGTGGAAACCGTATCGCGGTGGCATTCAGATGGTGTTTCAAGACTCTTTGTCCGCGCTTGACCCACGTCAGCGCGTCGTTAATGCGATTGATTTGCCGTTGCGGTTGCATAGTCGGCTTGACGCTGCTGGCCGTCTGGCGCGTCGCAGTGAATTGTTTACGCAGGTCGGCCTGGACGAAACGCTGGCGCAACGTTTTCCGCATCAGTTATCGGGTGGACAGCGGCAACGCCTGAACATAGCGCGTGCATTGGCGACCGGGCCGCAACTGATCGTCTGCGACGAACCGGTATCGGCGCTGGATGTCAGCTTGCAGGCGCAAATTATCGATTTGCTACAAGACCTTCAGCGCAGGCTGGGCATCGCCTACCTTTTTATCAGCCATGATTTGGCCGTGGTTGAACAGATCGCCACTCGGATTGCAGTGATGTATTTGGGGCGCATCGTCGAAATTTTGCCCAAGAGCAAACTATGGACACACGCAGCGCATCCCTATACCCGGTTGCTGCTGGATGCCATTCCACGCCCGATGCCGGGGATGCGGCGTGCCGCTGTGGCTGCGTCGGCGCTGGCCGATGCCGAGCCGCCAAGTCCTTACGCTCGACCGACCGGATGCAGCTTTGCAAACCGTTGTCCCCATGCCGCTCCGACTTGCAGAGATCAAGACCCGGCGTTGTCTTCGTTGTCTGGAGATCATGCTGTGGCCTGTCATTTTCCGGTTGTCTGGCAGAAACAGTCACCATCGATACGGGGCCTGATATGA
- a CDS encoding acyl-CoA dehydrogenase family protein, which translates to MTISEIPAVPDVGALLIAAEHLSQELALAAAAADRHRLLPFDAMHALRRQRLGALRVPQAYGGAGATWDAVAKLFILLAQGDASVAQAFLSHYVFVERLRLMGSHDQCLRLLPLAAGGTLFGGAAAERGGRFRGELATRLTADGAGYRLNGTKHYSTGALFADVLKIRALDERDRMISVLIPADRAGIERIDDWNGMGQRCTASGTTTLSNVAVAADEIMPMAVWTSQRHHTGAAAQIIHCAIDAGIALAAVRDATSWIRSGSLDKSDPHTLHTLGRMAARAHAAEAIVLSAAQTLENAAHLRFSGPAHLKGQADVNAEAAALDASLATARAKIISTQAALEVTQKLFDIGGIADQEPGNLPQHRQHDHLDRHWRNARTHTTHDPVAYKCRAIGDYLLNGNAPPLTFSY; encoded by the coding sequence ATGACAATTTCTGAGATACCTGCAGTTCCCGACGTGGGCGCATTGTTGATCGCCGCAGAGCACTTGTCACAAGAACTGGCGCTGGCGGCGGCTGCGGCAGATCGCCATCGTCTGTTGCCGTTTGATGCCATGCATGCCCTACGTCGCCAACGCCTCGGTGCGCTAAGAGTACCGCAGGCCTATGGCGGAGCCGGGGCAACCTGGGACGCGGTTGCAAAGTTATTCATTTTGCTTGCGCAAGGCGACGCAAGCGTGGCGCAGGCTTTTTTATCCCATTATGTTTTCGTGGAGCGTTTGCGTCTGATGGGAAGTCACGATCAGTGTCTGCGATTGTTGCCGCTGGCTGCGGGCGGCACATTGTTCGGCGGCGCTGCTGCTGAACGCGGTGGCCGTTTTCGTGGTGAGCTGGCGACGCGCCTGACGGCCGACGGCGCAGGCTATCGACTGAACGGGACCAAACACTACTCAACCGGCGCTTTGTTTGCCGATGTGTTGAAAATACGTGCGCTTGATGAACGGGATCGGATGATTTCTGTACTGATACCCGCCGATCGTGCAGGCATAGAACGGATTGACGACTGGAACGGCATGGGCCAGCGCTGCACCGCTAGCGGCACTACTACGCTGAGCAATGTTGCAGTCGCCGCAGACGAGATCATGCCGATGGCGGTCTGGACCAGTCAACGGCATCATACCGGGGCAGCCGCGCAGATCATCCATTGCGCGATAGATGCAGGCATAGCGCTGGCGGCGGTGCGCGATGCGACAAGCTGGATACGCAGTGGCAGCCTTGATAAAAGCGACCCGCATACCTTGCATACGTTAGGACGAATGGCGGCACGTGCCCACGCCGCCGAAGCCATCGTGTTAAGCGCTGCGCAGACTTTGGAAAATGCTGCACACCTGCGGTTTTCAGGTCCCGCACATTTGAAAGGACAAGCCGATGTGAACGCCGAGGCAGCAGCCTTAGACGCGTCGCTGGCAACCGCACGCGCCAAGATCATCTCCACCCAGGCCGCGCTGGAGGTGACCCAAAAGCTGTTTGATATCGGCGGCATTGCCGATCAGGAGCCGGGCAATTTGCCACAACATCGCCAACACGACCATCTCGACCGTCATTGGCGCAATGCGCGCACCCATACCACGCACGATCCTGTGGCTTACAAGTGCCGTGCAATTGGTGATTATTTGTTGAACGGCAATGCGCCGCCGCTGACTTTTTCTTATTGA
- a CDS encoding ABC transporter substrate-binding protein: MKFDFEDLNRRQMLHMMLAAAGSAATVGMLPSALAAQAGTASEGAIVKGGTLFANVAPEPTGLVAGINISSPAVVISASIFDGLVSYDNNYQPQPQLAQSWEQSKDSKTITFHLRKGVLWHDGTPFTSADVQYSILNVVKKTHPRGASNLAKVIAVETPDEHTVVFRLSGRAPVLWAVLFGTETQIVPKHLYEGTNPLTNPWNAKPIGTGAFVFKEWVRGSHVTLERNPHYWDKDKPYLDRIIFKMIPDAGARAVALESGEIQFAANNPVPESDVARLQKNPRLLLDTVGWEAPAPMFFFDFNFRRPLFKDIRVRKAFAHAINRKALAEIVWYGLASVAESCVPSFQKQFFKPNLPQYEFNPKRAEQLLDEAGLKRGADGVRLRIDHITEVSYGQVYLRAAEAMRQQLKNVGIEMTLVNLDLATMIRKLYTDRDFDTASMWYSAYPDPQIGVTRRFWSKNIKDGTPSSNASNYSNPAMDRIIEGIQEEGDIARRKILIDQMQELVQTDVASINLLEIKFFGFYSKKLHGLRKGPMLFYSSLADAWLEK, encoded by the coding sequence ATGAAATTTGATTTTGAAGATTTGAACCGTCGCCAGATGCTGCACATGATGCTGGCCGCTGCTGGCTCTGCTGCGACCGTCGGTATGCTGCCGTCTGCCTTGGCAGCGCAGGCTGGGACGGCCAGCGAGGGCGCTATAGTCAAAGGTGGCACCTTGTTCGCTAACGTCGCGCCAGAACCGACAGGGCTGGTGGCCGGTATCAATATATCGAGTCCGGCGGTCGTCATTTCTGCCAGTATTTTCGACGGGCTGGTGAGCTATGACAACAATTACCAACCGCAGCCGCAACTGGCACAATCGTGGGAGCAATCGAAGGATAGCAAGACCATTACTTTTCATTTGCGTAAAGGTGTGCTGTGGCACGACGGCACACCGTTTACGTCCGCCGACGTGCAGTATTCTATTCTGAACGTCGTCAAGAAAACCCATCCGCGCGGCGCCTCTAATTTGGCTAAAGTCATCGCAGTAGAAACGCCAGATGAACATACTGTAGTTTTCCGGCTCAGCGGTCGAGCACCGGTATTGTGGGCTGTCCTGTTCGGGACCGAAACGCAGATTGTGCCCAAGCATCTATATGAAGGCACCAATCCGCTGACTAATCCGTGGAACGCCAAGCCGATCGGCACCGGTGCGTTTGTGTTCAAAGAATGGGTGCGCGGCAGCCATGTCACGCTGGAACGTAATCCGCATTATTGGGACAAAGACAAGCCTTACCTCGACCGTATCATCTTCAAGATGATTCCAGACGCAGGGGCACGTGCCGTCGCGCTGGAAAGTGGCGAAATTCAGTTTGCGGCCAACAATCCAGTGCCGGAAAGCGATGTTGCACGCCTGCAAAAAAATCCACGGTTGTTACTCGATACCGTAGGCTGGGAAGCACCGGCACCAATGTTTTTCTTTGATTTCAACTTCCGTCGCCCGTTGTTCAAGGATATCCGCGTACGCAAGGCATTTGCTCATGCCATCAACCGCAAAGCGCTGGCTGAAATCGTCTGGTATGGCCTCGCCAGCGTGGCTGAAAGTTGCGTGCCGAGCTTTCAAAAGCAGTTTTTCAAGCCCAATTTGCCGCAATACGAGTTCAATCCCAAGCGCGCCGAGCAACTACTTGACGAGGCTGGGCTCAAGCGTGGTGCCGATGGCGTGCGACTGCGCATCGACCATATCACCGAAGTATCCTACGGTCAGGTCTATCTGCGTGCGGCAGAAGCCATGCGTCAGCAATTGAAGAACGTGGGCATTGAGATGACATTGGTCAATCTCGATCTGGCGACGATGATCCGCAAGCTGTATACGGACCGTGATTTTGATACCGCATCGATGTGGTATTCGGCTTATCCCGATCCGCAGATCGGGGTTACAAGGCGATTCTGGAGCAAAAATATCAAGGATGGAACGCCGTCGAGTAACGCCTCCAATTATTCAAATCCGGCCATGGATCGCATCATCGAAGGCATTCAGGAGGAGGGTGATATCGCCCGGCGCAAGATATTGATAGACCAGATGCAAGAGCTGGTGCAAACCGATGTCGCGTCAATTAATTTGCTGGAAATCAAATTTTTTGGATTCTATTCCAAGAAATTACATGGCCTGCGCAAGGGACCGATGCTGTTCTATTCAAGCCTGGCAGATGCATGGCTGGAGAAATAA